From one Agrobacterium fabrum str. C58 genomic stretch:
- a CDS encoding LLM class flavin-dependent oxidoreductase, which translates to MSRKSEKLVLNAFIYPGGHHEAAWRHPESEPLRVTDIKLYQDIARKAEAAKLDAIFFADAPVLDANIRYAARHRLEPITMLAALAAVTEKIGFIATASTTYYEPYNLARLLASVDHISGGRVGWNIVTTSADAAAGNFNLQQHPPHADRYRQATEFVEVVTKLWDSWEDDAIVADRESGLFADTDRIHPASHDGEFYRVRGALNLPRSPQGRPVYVQAGSSEDGRGFAARYAEAIFTAHQTLESARSFYSDIKRRVAATGRNPAHVKILPGISPFIASTEEEARKLEASFNDLIQPAFSLGQLQRITGIDLSSADLDQPLPKEAVEATRAQADSSRHQLVLDVIDRENPTIRQLLHRLAGGRGHKVISGTPEQVADWIETWFREGAADGFNIMPPWLNGGFDIFVDEVVPILKQRGLFREDYEGDTLRDHYGLPRPENIHATRELQRERA; encoded by the coding sequence ATGAGCAGAAAATCCGAGAAGCTGGTCCTCAATGCGTTCATCTATCCGGGTGGACATCATGAAGCAGCCTGGCGCCACCCGGAGTCGGAGCCACTGCGCGTCACCGATATAAAGCTCTACCAGGATATCGCCCGCAAGGCCGAGGCGGCAAAGCTCGATGCCATCTTTTTTGCCGATGCGCCGGTGCTGGACGCCAATATCCGCTATGCCGCCCGCCACCGGCTGGAGCCGATAACCATGCTGGCTGCTCTCGCTGCCGTCACCGAAAAGATCGGCTTCATTGCGACGGCCTCCACCACCTATTACGAGCCGTACAATCTCGCACGGCTGCTCGCCTCGGTCGATCATATCAGCGGCGGCCGGGTGGGCTGGAATATCGTGACGACCTCAGCCGATGCGGCGGCTGGCAACTTCAATCTCCAACAGCATCCGCCGCATGCCGACCGTTACCGTCAGGCGACCGAGTTTGTGGAGGTGGTGACGAAGCTCTGGGACAGTTGGGAAGACGATGCCATCGTCGCCGACAGGGAGAGCGGTCTTTTTGCCGATACCGACCGCATTCACCCGGCCAGTCACGATGGCGAATTTTACCGGGTGCGGGGTGCTCTCAACCTGCCGCGCTCGCCGCAAGGACGCCCGGTCTATGTGCAAGCTGGCTCCTCTGAGGACGGGCGTGGCTTTGCCGCCCGTTATGCCGAGGCAATCTTTACCGCGCATCAAACTCTGGAGAGTGCGCGGTCTTTTTATTCCGATATCAAGAGGCGCGTGGCGGCCACGGGGCGCAATCCCGCCCATGTGAAAATCCTGCCGGGCATCAGTCCCTTCATCGCCTCCACCGAAGAGGAGGCGCGAAAGCTCGAGGCGAGTTTCAACGATCTCATCCAGCCGGCATTTTCGCTAGGCCAACTGCAGCGCATCACCGGCATCGATCTCTCATCGGCCGATCTCGATCAGCCCTTGCCAAAGGAGGCTGTGGAAGCGACGCGTGCGCAGGCGGATAGCAGCCGTCATCAGCTGGTCCTCGATGTCATCGACCGGGAGAACCCCACGATCCGGCAATTGTTACACCGGCTTGCCGGCGGGCGTGGCCACAAGGTGATTTCCGGAACGCCCGAGCAGGTGGCGGACTGGATAGAGACCTGGTTCCGTGAAGGCGCCGCCGACGGCTTCAACATCATGCCGCCATGGCTGAATGGCGGGTTCGATATCTTCGTGGATGAGGTGGTGCCGATCCTCAAACAGCGCGGTCTGTTCCGTGAGGATTATGAGGGCGACACGCTGCGTGATCATTACGGCCTGCCCCGGCCGGAAAACATCCATGCGACCAGGGAGTTGCAGAGAGAACGCGCCTGA